The genomic window TAACGCGTGGTAATTTACAAGATGAAATTTTAAATATCTGGGGAAAAGATAAACGTACAGCTCTATTAATTACGAACGATGTGGATGAAGGGATTTATATGGCAGACCGTATTATTCCGTTACGTCCAGGACCAAATGCAACTTTAGGACCTGAGTTTAAAATTGATATTGAACGCCCTAGAGATAAAACGGAAATGAATGATAATCCTAATTTCAAAAAAACAAGAAATGCTATTATTGAGTATTTAATGGATATTGGAAATGAAAGGAAAACTGAGGCTAAGGAAGCCATTGTACTTCCGGATTTAAGTCCTAAGGATTTTGTTAATCAATTTGAATTTTAATGAGCGATATAATGGAAAATATAAAAGCAAAACACGTTTTTAAGAACGAACTTTTTCCTTCGAATGAGGTGATGTTAAATTTAGAGCATTTAAAGAAGGTTTACCCAACGCCTAAAGGAGATTATGTGGTTTTGGAAGATTTAAACTTACAGATTAGAAAGGAAGAGTTTGTTACCATCATTGGCCATTCGGGCTGTGGAAAAACAACCATGCTTTCTATGATTGCGGGATTAAATCCTATTTCTGGTGGTCATATATCTGTTTTAGGAAAACACATAAAAGGACCAGGACCGGATAGAGGTGTTATTTTTCAGGCGCCTAGTTTAATGCCTTGGATGACCTCTTTACAAAATGTGCTACTTGGTGTTAATAAAGTGTTTCCGCATGCTACAAAAGCACAAAGGCATGATATTGCTAAGTACTATTTACAGAAAGTAGGGTTGGAGGATGCTTTTGATAAAAAGGCATCAGATTTGTCTCAAGGTATGCAACAGCGTGTAGGTATTGCTCGTGCCTTCGCTATTAAACCTAAAGTGCTATTGCTAGATGAGCCTTTTGGTATGCTAGATTCTTTAACACGAGGTGAGTTGCAAGATATTTTAATTGAAATTTGGAATAAAGAAAAAATTACAGCAGTTATGATCACGCACGATGTAGATGAAGCTATCTTTTTAGCAGATCGTGTGGTTATGATGACGAGTGGCCCTAAGGCGAAAATTGGAGATATTTTGAACATTGATTTTGAGCGCCCAAGAACACGAAAATCGGTGTTAGAGCATGATGATTACTACAAATATAGAAAACACTTAATAGACTTTTTAGAACACTAAAAATGAGTATTAATATGAGATTTATCATAAAGTAAGACTTAACAGTCGCATATATTTGCCATGATAAATTAAACTTAATGATACTAAATAAAACGAACAATTAACGACTACAAATTTAAAATTATGAAAAAAATTTATTTAACTATAGGCATCTTAACCATGATGGTTCAATTTGCTCAAGCACAATTTACATTAGATGGTGAGTTTAGGCCAAGAACAGAATACCGTAATGGTTTTGGAAGTATTATTCCCGATGCTGCAGATCCAGGTTTTGGTATTTCTACTAGAATTAGATTAAATACAGGTTACTCTACAGAGGCTTATAAGTTTTATGTAAGCTTGCAAGATATTATGGTTTGGGGAGAAAACAGACAAATTTTACCATACGATCAAAATAACTCGTTTGCAGTATTTCAAGCTTGGGCAGAAGTGAAATTAGGAGAAGGATTTACTACTAAATTAGGACGCCAAGTTATTTCTTATGATGATCAACGTATTTTTGGTGGCTTAGATTGGGCACAACAAGGGCGTAATCATGATGCTGCATTATTGAAATACAAAAAAGGTAAATTTTTATTAGATGTAGGATTAGCGTTTAGTCAAGATTATTCTAATCCAACAGGGTTTCAATCAACTTCTACAGCATACGGTACAACAGGTTTCTTTTCTTATAAAACAATGCAATATGCTTATTTAAAACAATCTTGGGATAGTTTCTCAGGTAGCTTATTGTTATTAAACAATGGTTTCCAAAAATATGAAGCCGATGGTGTTACTCCAGATGGTGTAAACAGTATTCAAACTTTGGGAACACATTTAGATTATAAAAGTGGTGATTTTGGAGCGGCTTTAAATGCTTACACGCAAATGGGTGATACTGTTGATGGTGCATATTTATTAGGTCTAGAGCTTACTTATAAAGCATCGGCTAAAGTTGCTTTAGGTGCAGGTATGGAGATTATTAGTGGTAACGATACAACAACTTCAGATTCTGAGGCGTTTTTTCCATTATACGGAACAAACCACAAGTTTAATGGTTTTATGGATTATTTCTACGTAGGGAACCATGCCAATAATGTTGGTTTAGTTGATTTCCACGTAAGTGCTAACTTCAAATTAAACGAAACGTCTAGCTTAATGGTTAAAGCTTTAAATTTTAGCGGAGAGCAAGAATTAGCTAGTGGAGAGAAATCTTTAGGAACCGAGTTAGATTTAGTGTACTCTAAACAGTTTAAAGGTTATGCTTTAAAATTAGGTTACTCGCAAATGTTTGCTAGCGATGGTATGTACGAATTAAAAGGTGTTACAGAATCTGCTGCTGCAGATATGCAAAACTGGGCTTGGGCTATGTTAGTTATCAAACCTAAGTTTTTAAACTAAGAGCTTTTAAAATAAAATTGATATTATATGAAATCCCGCTTATGGCGGGATTTTTTATGTTTAAGAATTAAGCCTAATCGGAAAAGAACTTACACGCATTGAAAAACGCTGTTAACTCATTCTTGATATTTTGTAGGCTATGATATTTATAAATTCGAATAAGAAAAATAAATATTATGAAACAACAATTAAGTATTTCGGTAAAGCAACCATGTTCGGAAGATTATAATCAATTTAAACCTACGGC from Algibacter sp. L1A34 includes these protein-coding regions:
- a CDS encoding alginate export family protein, which gives rise to MKKIYLTIGILTMMVQFAQAQFTLDGEFRPRTEYRNGFGSIIPDAADPGFGISTRIRLNTGYSTEAYKFYVSLQDIMVWGENRQILPYDQNNSFAVFQAWAEVKLGEGFTTKLGRQVISYDDQRIFGGLDWAQQGRNHDAALLKYKKGKFLLDVGLAFSQDYSNPTGFQSTSTAYGTTGFFSYKTMQYAYLKQSWDSFSGSLLLLNNGFQKYEADGVTPDGVNSIQTLGTHLDYKSGDFGAALNAYTQMGDTVDGAYLLGLELTYKASAKVALGAGMEIISGNDTTTSDSEAFFPLYGTNHKFNGFMDYFYVGNHANNVGLVDFHVSANFKLNETSSLMVKALNFSGEQELASGEKSLGTELDLVYSKQFKGYALKLGYSQMFASDGMYELKGVTESAAADMQNWAWAMLVIKPKFLN
- a CDS encoding ABC transporter ATP-binding protein, with protein sequence MENIKAKHVFKNELFPSNEVMLNLEHLKKVYPTPKGDYVVLEDLNLQIRKEEFVTIIGHSGCGKTTMLSMIAGLNPISGGHISVLGKHIKGPGPDRGVIFQAPSLMPWMTSLQNVLLGVNKVFPHATKAQRHDIAKYYLQKVGLEDAFDKKASDLSQGMQQRVGIARAFAIKPKVLLLDEPFGMLDSLTRGELQDILIEIWNKEKITAVMITHDVDEAIFLADRVVMMTSGPKAKIGDILNIDFERPRTRKSVLEHDDYYKYRKHLIDFLEH